Genomic segment of Chloroflexota bacterium:
AAACTCGCAAGCGTGAGCCTGATGCTGGCCTTTGTGGCCCTGTGTACCTGCGCCCTGCTCTACCTGCTGGTGTCGGAGTTGGATAAGATACAGCAGATCAATCAGGGGTTGATTTTTAGCATATGAATCAAAAGAGCCGACTTATCCGTCGGCTCTTTTTCATTCTCAACAAACTCCCCTATCCATTAGGCTTCCTGATCCTCGCCTCACCTTTGTTCCTACGGCGGCGGCTTCCCGGCAGAGGCAGGGAGAAGTTGGAGCCAAAGGTAGTGGGCGGATTAGACCGGCCAAACTAAACAGCATCAGGTTCAAGGCTCCACCGTAAACACTACCCCATCTCCCCGCCCCGAAACTTCGGGGAAGTAGAACTCGTTGGCCGTCGTCGGGATGACGTTGTACGTGCCAGCCAGCGAGGCGTGCAGGGTGTAGGTGTACTCGTACGTGCCTTTCGGCAGGTAGGTGGCCGAGAGCACCACTTTTTCGTCGCGTAGGTCGGTGTTGGAGAACCACCACCAGCCCCAGCCGTAGTAAAGCGGATCGGCTAAATTCAACTGCGGCGCTTCGCCGACGACGCTCGTCGTCAGCAAACTCGTGTCCACCGGCTCTGCCCCAGCCGGGATCGGGTCTTCAACGATCACATAGTACAAATCATTCGGGGCGATGAGCGTAACCTTCACCAGAATGTCCTGCCCCACTTTGGCCGAGGTGACCGCCGGGCAGGCCGGCTGATTCTTGCCGCCGCAGTCGGGGCCGGGGATGGTGTACTGCCGGGCGACGATGATGCCCTTGTTCTGGGCCTTGATGTCCTGCACGGCCTGATACACTTGCAGGTGAGCGGTGTAATACAGCCGGCCGTCGCCCGCCGTGCGGTCGAACACCAGGCGGTTGGCCTGATCCTTGATCAGGTCGGCCACCTTCACTTGCAGGTCAACCGTCTGCCGCAAATTGTCGGCATTGGCCGAGCCGGACTGCAACTCCTGATCGTTGAGCGTGAGCTTGTAATCGTAACTCGCCTTGAGTTCACCGGTGGCTGTCATCCAGTCAGTCAGGCCAATCAGCGCCCAGGCCGTCTCCTGCGTGCTCTCCCACGCGCCGTTGGCCTTGCGGGCGACCATCAGCCAGCGCACCACGTTTGGGTTCAGGTTGTTTTCGGGATCAAGTTTGGCCAGCGCCGAAAGCACGATGGCCGTCGAACGCGTGTCGGTGTTCATGTTCCACCAGTCGCGCCCGCTCTCCTCCCAGTGCGCGCCCGTGGCCGAGACGATGGCGGCGTTGTTGATATCCGAGAGAATCGTCTTGATGCGCGAGTCGCCTTCGTCAATCTTGTGGAGCGTCATCGCCAGGTAAGCGCGGGCGTAAGTGTCCATCCGGTCGCGGTCTTCGTACATCAGCACCGTGGCGCTGGTGTCGGGCTGGCCATAGTCAGCCAGGGCGTAGAGCATGAAGGCCTGCCGGTTGAGTTGCCACGATGATTTGAGATTTTGCGGCGACTTGATCTGCGACTCGAGGAAACTGGCCGCCCGATCCAGGGTGTCGCCGCCACTGCCCGAGTCGCCCACGTTGAACCCGGCCTGTTTCGCCTGATTCAGCCCAAACAACACGTAAGCAGTGATGAAGGCGTTGGACTGATCGGTGGACCACCAGCCCCAGCCGCCGTCGGCGTGTTGTTGCGAGAGCAGGCGTTGCACACCAAAGTTCACCAGACTCGTGAGGCGCTGTTCGAGCGCCGGGTCGTTCACGCCCAACTCTTTGAGGGCGCGATACGTCAGCACGTTGGGCAGAAAGCGCGAGATGGTCTGCTCGGTGCACTCGTAAGGGAAGTGCTCGAGGTAGTCGAGGCCGTCAATCATGCCTGCCGCTAGCGACGGCGAGAGCTTCACCGTCAGGTCGCCCTGCGAAGCGTCGAAGCGGCGCGGCAGGGCGATCAACTCGGTGATCGACCCCTGCCCGTCCAACTCGCCCGCCGTGCCAACAGTTTCGGGCGCGGAGTATTTGTAAACGGGAATCAATTGATCCGGCGGCTGGCCGAGAGGCGGCTTGGAGGCGTCGGACAGGGCGCCGCTCACGGCAGAGAAGGTCAAATCGGCGACGGCTACATCGGCAATCGTCGCCGACCACTCCACCTGCGCCCGGTCTCTGGCTTTCACCGTCACCGTTTGTTGCGCCGGGTCGGCCAACGTGAAGCCCGATCCACTTAGACTCACATCCACCGTAAGATCGGAGTCCGTGTTGTTGTTGACCACCGCCGCCAACTCGGCCTGATCGCCGACGACGAAGAAGCGCGGGGTAACAGGGCGGATGAGCAAATCTTTGGTGGCGACGATGTCTACCGTGTTCTGGCCGACGAGGGTTTCTTTCGTGACGCCGCGCGCGTCGAGCCGCCAGGTGGTCAGGTTGTCGGGCAACTTGATCGTGACCGAGGCTTCGCCATTGGCGTCAGTGGCGACGGTGGCGTTCCAGTAAGCGGTGTCGCGGAAGTCGCCGCGCACGTCGGCGAAGCCGGCATCACCGCCGCCGCCGCCGCCCTTGATGGCCGCCGTCTCCACGTTCAGTTGATCCACCGAGAGGGTGAGGCCGACACCGGTGCGCACGCTCAGGCCGCGCTCGCCGTAGAAAGCGTCGAGGAGCGGGCCGCTGTTGGGGGCCGCCAGCGACAGGGCGGCCAGGTCGGCCAGCCCCAGCGAGAACTCGGCCTGCACCGGCTCGCCCTTGTAGTTCGTCGCCTTCACTTTGTAGGTCACTTCGTCGCGCGGCCCGGCTTTGGTTTTGTCAGGCGTAAGTTCGACGTTGATGACCTGTTGCTCAGGGCTGACCGTGAGCTTGGTCAGACCCATGCGGAAGGCCGGGACGGGGTTGGTTTCGTCCATGCCCTTCATAATGACTACAGACACAAAGACATCAGGGGCGTAGTCGGCGGTGATTGGTAATTGGTAAGTGGTGCTGTTGCTGGTGAGGGTGAGCACTTCGGTCTTGTAGAAGCCGCCGCGCTCGACGGTGATCAGCGCCGTCGTCTCACCCTGGAACGGCGACGGAATCAGGATGCTGGCCGTGTCGCCGGGCTTGTACGATTTGCGATCTGGCACAAGGCTGATGCGGTTGTTGTTCTCCTGCCGCCACGAGATGAACTCTCGCGAGGCGACCCAGATGTACGTCGCCGACCGGATCGTGCGCCCGCCGGAGTCTTTGGCGGTGACGGCGATCTTGTAGGTGCCGCCGGTTTCGGGGGTGAAGGTTGAGACGGCCAACCCCTTCGAGTCGGTCGTCACCGTGTCGGGGTCGCCCACTTGCGTGTCCTTCACCGTCCACGTCCAAACCTTGTTGCCGAACTCGTCTTCCTCTTGTACGCTGAGCCACTCGTGGTCGTAGTAAGTGACGGTCACTTGCTGGCCGGCCTGCGGCTCGCCGTGCCAGCCGAGGGCGATGAGGTTGAACGTTGATTCTTCTCCGGTCAGGCCGAGGAATTCTTCGGGGCCGACGCCGAGGTAAAAATCGCCCTGGTGCACGGTGACCGACGTCCGCCCGCTCACCGACTGGTTGTTGACATCGGTGACGGTGGCTTCGAGGGTGAACAACTGCGACGTTGTCTTCTTGCCGATGTCGGCGGGGATGTTGATCGCCAGCTTCCCGGCAGAGTCGGTAACACCTGAGCCGGAGGCGATCACTTCGCCGAACGCGCCATAGAATGGCGTGCCTTCGCCGGAGGTATAGTCGAAGTCAATGAAGTCGTAGTAACCGGGGCCGTCGTACTGGAAGAAGGAGTTGGCCGAGAGCAGAGTCCACTCGACGTTGGCGTTCGACACCGCGCCGCCGAAGAAGAACTGCGACTCGACGGTGGCGTGGATGGTGTCGCCCTGGGCCACTTCGGTTTCGTCGGTGGTGACGGTCACCTGAAATTCGGGCTTGTGATATTCGGCCACGAGGAAGCCGAGGTTACTGCTCACGCGCTCGTCGAAGAAGGCGCTGAGGTTGTAGTAGCCGGTTCCGGCTTCGTCGGCGAGGGTGAACTGGGCGGCGAACGTGCCGAACTCGGTCAGCGTCAACTCTTCGTTGTAAACTGAC
This window contains:
- a CDS encoding Ig-like domain-containing protein; amino-acid sequence: MRLSRLFQALSLLVIVALACQCGGGITTPTPTAPTKPPPVANVTFKPVVADHFPGRGDELQIDGAIDVYFDQPMDRASVEAGFAVSPTMAGSFEWLDDSTVRFTPSNPLERATRYTVTVNAEAKNKGGLALGEPFSFNADTVGFLEVTQVLPAPDTIDVEVNSIITVMFNRPVVPLGLSEDAGNLPNPVTFEPAIEGKGEWLNTSIYVFRPKVLAGSTAYTATVKGGLTDTTGGLLEDDFSWSFTTIPPQVTTSDPFFGAFDVALRQPITVTFNQPMDRASTQEAFTVKAGDEAVSGRFQWNDDNTVMTFTPAGMELAKTYVATVATTAKAADGQTPLAEVYSWSFNTVLFPGIQSTRPADGGTLDTYGGFQIFFNSPMDEKTLMDNVTIIPEATAVYTYYSQYDKSLYINYNFKPSTDYTVTLGPDMADPYGNKIGATTIVNFTTRPYDPLFQLNTRGEAGTYSAYLPTSLYATYRNFYDLNFTLYRMSLNDFGKYTSPDNYIFRQSYQPGDVLREWSLSVEQFPNDNAYVKVPMTEDGSALTPGLYFLRARTPYPEPAQHLLVVSKINLTVKTTFDEALVWATDQQTGQPVPELPITVYDRNFNAVASGTTDADGLFRADTPKLPDLWTTVYAVAGSEGTDNFSVGLSQWSNGIDGFDFQQPTDYYPRFGQIYLYTDRPVYRPGQEISFKGVVRAENDARFSLPDYSRMFVNITNDQGESVYNEELTLTEFGTFAAQFTLADEAGTGYYNLSAFFDERVSSNLGFLVAEYHKPEFQVTVTTDETEVAQGDTIHATVESQFFFGGAVSNANVEWTLLSANSFFQYDGPGYYDFIDFDYTSGEGTPFYGAFGEVIASGSGVTDSAGKLAINIPADIGKKTTSQLFTLEATVTDVNNQSVSGRTSVTVHQGDFYLGVGPEEFLGLTGEESTFNLIALGWHGEPQAGQQVTVTYYDHEWLSVQEEDEFGNKVWTWTVKDTQVGDPDTVTTDSKGLAVSTFTPETGGTYKIAVTAKDSGGRTIRSATYIWVASREFISWRQENNNRISLVPDRKSYKPGDTASILIPSPFQGETTALITVERGGFYKTEVLTLTSNSTTYQLPITADYAPDVFVSVVIMKGMDETNPVPAFRMGLTKLTVSPEQQVINVELTPDKTKAGPRDEVTYKVKATNYKGEPVQAEFSLGLADLAALSLAAPNSGPLLDAFYGERGLSVRTGVGLTLSVDQLNVETAAIKGGGGGGDAGFADVRGDFRDTAYWNATVATDANGEASVTIKLPDNLTTWRLDARGVTKETLVGQNTVDIVATKDLLIRPVTPRFFVVGDQAELAAVVNNNTDSDLTVDVSLSGSGFTLADPAQQTVTVKARDRAQVEWSATIADVAVADLTFSAVSGALSDASKPPLGQPPDQLIPVYKYSAPETVGTAGELDGQGSITELIALPRRFDASQGDLTVKLSPSLAAGMIDGLDYLEHFPYECTEQTISRFLPNVLTYRALKELGVNDPALEQRLTSLVNFGVQRLLSQQHADGGWGWWSTDQSNAFITAYVLFGLNQAKQAGFNVGDSGSGGDTLDRAASFLESQIKSPQNLKSSWQLNRQAFMLYALADYGQPDTSATVLMYEDRDRMDTYARAYLAMTLHKIDEGDSRIKTILSDINNAAIVSATGAHWEESGRDWWNMNTDTRSTAIVLSALAKLDPENNLNPNVVRWLMVARKANGAWESTQETAWALIGLTDWMTATGELKASYDYKLTLNDQELQSGSANADNLRQTVDLQVKVADLIKDQANRLVFDRTAGDGRLYYTAHLQVYQAVQDIKAQNKGIIVARQYTIPGPDCGGKNQPACPAVTSAKVGQDILVKVTLIAPNDLYYVIVEDPIPAGAEPVDTSLLTTSVVGEAPQLNLADPLYYGWGWWWFSNTDLRDEKVVLSATYLPKGTYEYTYTLHASLAGTYNVIPTTANEFYFPEVSGRGDGVVFTVEP